The following are from one region of the Nostoc cf. commune SO-36 genome:
- a CDS encoding precorrin-8X methylmutase, producing the protein MNAGCLTIKELTDAVGGGLTPRMVRHYHQLGLLPQPVRSPSNYRLYTKKDVLRLQRIVALKQQGFQLNHIRNILEVEPEADTTVNLMGQLQQQYRAVMQQISQLRQTASALEGLLGRDRHCQIMQAEVLAQLKLLDVETQAGLGGLENLWSGLDAEIHTHSEAFSESLQRLLPDLSHRSEIEQHLISQLVLTCGDVSLVSFVKLSRDAIAASREALSSSCQIVVDTQTVAAALDQTRLSHLGCQIETLIDNPHITTATEAEVAFWQHREWREKLQQVSQGCVLVVGYAPSVLVEVCEAIANQKIQPALIIGMPIGFSHAPAAKRQLMLQKIPYITVEGTLGGGALAATALNALVESLIDKPDCHCYLN; encoded by the coding sequence ATGAATGCTGGTTGCTTAACTATTAAAGAACTTACCGATGCAGTGGGTGGTGGTTTAACTCCGCGCATGGTACGCCACTACCATCAATTGGGGCTACTACCGCAACCAGTGCGATCGCCTAGCAATTACCGTCTCTATACCAAAAAAGATGTCCTCCGCTTGCAACGGATTGTCGCACTGAAGCAGCAAGGGTTTCAGCTAAACCATATCCGCAATATTTTGGAGGTGGAACCAGAGGCTGACACAACTGTTAACCTGATGGGACAACTTCAGCAGCAATATCGCGCGGTGATGCAACAAATTTCTCAACTGCGGCAAACTGCATCAGCATTAGAAGGATTATTGGGGCGCGATCGCCATTGTCAAATTATGCAGGCGGAAGTTTTGGCACAACTCAAGTTACTTGATGTCGAAACTCAAGCTGGATTGGGGGGATTGGAAAATCTCTGGAGTGGTTTGGATGCCGAAATTCATACCCATTCAGAAGCTTTTTCAGAATCGCTACAACGCTTATTACCCGATTTGTCTCACCGTTCGGAAATTGAACAACACTTAATTTCTCAGTTAGTTTTGACTTGTGGCGATGTGAGTTTAGTGTCCTTTGTGAAATTGAGCCGAGATGCGATCGCAGCTAGTCGAGAAGCCTTATCTTCAAGCTGTCAAATTGTTGTCGATACCCAAACGGTTGCTGCTGCCTTGGATCAAACCCGATTATCTCACTTGGGATGTCAGATTGAAACCTTGATTGATAATCCCCATATCACTACCGCCACAGAAGCAGAAGTTGCCTTTTGGCAGCATCGAGAATGGCGAGAAAAATTGCAGCAAGTAAGTCAGGGTTGTGTGCTGGTAGTTGGTTATGCTCCCTCAGTACTTGTAGAAGTTTGTGAGGCGATTGCCAACCAGAAAATTCAGCCTGCATTAATAATTGGAATGCCCATTGGTTTTAGCCATGCTCCGGCAGCCAAGCGGCAACTGATGCTACAAAAGATACCTTATATTACAGTTGAAGGCACTTTGGGAGGTGGCGCTTTAGCTGCTACTGCCCTAAATGCCTTGGTTGAGTCACTGATTGATAAACCAGATTGCCATTGTTATCTCAATTGA
- a CDS encoding AAA family ATPase, translating to MLKRIYIDNFRGLVNFEMHFDSINLFLGGNGAGKSTVFEVLRKIQIFISGDEKVEGIFKSSDCTRWQTLQIQRFELEIFGNGGNYKYEFAIRHNQDKSHVEYERLWFNNQALMKSEEGKFQIFRDDYEEVAKATFPSPLGSLLWLFTRDSDSTKLDWFIKRMQRFIIVQIIPSLMLDGSEKEEIHLTSSMENFVSWYRYISQYQGKVAELINVLKDILDGFLSFKFEQFSENYRTLKLRFSTDKDRTKIIDYRFSELSDGQKVVIALYTILYCTESEDYTLCIDEPENFLALPEIQPWLIQLYDFCIDGKIQALLISHHPVLINYLLASPIGYWFERQSNAPVRVKPISNQEAENSGLPISELIARGWLYDPE from the coding sequence ATGCTGAAGCGAATTTATATTGATAACTTTCGCGGGTTGGTAAATTTTGAGATGCATTTTGACTCGATTAACCTGTTTCTTGGTGGTAATGGAGCAGGTAAATCAACAGTTTTTGAAGTTTTACGGAAAATTCAAATTTTTATAAGTGGTGACGAAAAAGTAGAAGGAATTTTTAAATCTTCTGACTGTACTCGTTGGCAGACTTTACAAATTCAGCGTTTTGAGCTAGAAATTTTTGGGAATGGTGGTAATTATAAATATGAATTTGCTATTAGACATAATCAAGATAAGAGTCATGTTGAATATGAGCGTCTCTGGTTTAATAACCAAGCTTTAATGAAGTCTGAGGAGGGCAAGTTTCAAATTTTTAGAGATGATTACGAAGAGGTTGCCAAAGCTACATTTCCTTCACCATTAGGATCTTTACTATGGTTATTTACGAGAGATAGTGACAGTACAAAGTTGGACTGGTTCATAAAACGTATGCAGCGATTCATTATTGTACAAATTATTCCTAGTCTTATGCTTGACGGTAGCGAAAAGGAAGAAATTCATCTAACTTCGAGTATGGAAAATTTTGTTTCTTGGTATCGCTATATTTCCCAATATCAAGGTAAAGTTGCTGAACTTATCAATGTTTTAAAAGATATATTAGATGGATTTTTAAGTTTTAAGTTTGAGCAGTTCAGTGAAAATTATCGAACTCTAAAATTAAGATTTTCAACAGATAAAGATAGGACAAAGATTATTGATTATCGCTTTAGTGAATTATCCGATGGTCAAAAAGTAGTGATTGCTCTATACACCATTCTCTATTGCACTGAATCTGAAGATTATACACTTTGCATTGATGAGCCAGAGAATTTTTTAGCTCTGCCAGAAATTCAACCTTGGCTAATTCAACTTTATGATTTCTGTATTGACGGAAAAATACAAGCTTTACTAATTTCGCATCATCCTGTATTAATTAATTATCTTCTAGCTTCACCTATAGGTTATTGGTTTGAGCGCCAAAGTAATGCACCTGTACGAGTAAAACCAATTAGTAATCAAGAAGCTGAAAATTCAGGATTACCAATTTCAGAACTGATTGCACGGGGCTGGCTGTATGACCCAGAATAG
- a CDS encoding winged helix-turn-helix transcriptional regulator, producing MKAEAENNIRLTCEVETTLKVIGGRWKVLIIRELMTGVKRFGELQRALPGVTQKMLTQQLREMEQDSIIHREIYPQIPPKVEYSLTPLGETLQPILYAMHEWAVQHLARTNHY from the coding sequence ATGAAAGCTGAAGCAGAAAACAATATCAGGCTAACTTGTGAAGTAGAAACTACCCTAAAAGTGATTGGCGGACGCTGGAAAGTTTTGATTATTAGAGAATTAATGACTGGCGTAAAAAGATTTGGTGAGTTACAACGGGCTTTACCTGGGGTTACGCAAAAGATGCTGACTCAGCAACTCAGAGAAATGGAACAAGACAGCATTATTCATCGAGAAATTTATCCCCAAATTCCGCCCAAGGTAGAATATTCTCTAACGCCTTTAGGAGAAACTTTGCAACCAATTCTTTATGCTATGCATGAATGGGCTGTGCAACATTTAGCTCGAACAAATCATTATTAA
- a CDS encoding heavy metal translocating P-type ATPase — MLYPQRFSQFTKEHTDTLAALLCGLLLFLGWFALHLGWLGLAFLLLPAAYVIGGYESAREGLTTLFKEKELDVDLLMIVAAIGAASLGLWRREYHLIIDGAILILIFAISGALEGYAMARTERSIRSLMSLTPDTARVLLQGREEEIPISQLKVGDEIVVKPGELIPTDGIILSGYSTLNQAAITGESLPVEKTVGEEVFAGTLNGYGALQIKVHKPAQSSLIQRVIRLVEQAQTEAPPSQEFIDRFEKGYAKVIVVAGILLAILPPFLWSWDWETTIYRALTFLVVASPCALMAAIMPTLLSGIANGARQGILFKNGAQLEKIGKVRAIAFDKTGTLTTGQVQVFQVISVNEYTESDVLKIAASVESSSEHPIGKAIVQAAGDLNWVGAVQVQALPGQGIVGISQEQQIIVGNAIFVQQYVTNLPEELQEIVQSWEQEGKTVVWVAKNPTPNPSPQARRGAGFQVMGVIAIADEVRSQAAATITRLKKLGVEQIVMLTGDNQETAHSVAKAVGIDRVYAQLLPEDKLDVIRRLQQQYQTVAMVGDGINDAPALAQASVGIAMGVSGSDVALETADIVLMADRLEKIAVAIHLGRRSQAIVKQNIVVALGFIMLLLVGNFLGNINLPIGVIGHEGSTVLVTLSGLRLLK; from the coding sequence ATGCTCTACCCCCAACGCTTCAGCCAATTCACCAAAGAACACACAGATACCTTAGCAGCCCTTTTGTGTGGCTTACTACTATTTCTCGGATGGTTTGCCTTACATCTCGGCTGGTTGGGATTAGCATTCCTCCTGCTACCTGCTGCTTACGTGATTGGTGGTTACGAAAGTGCGCGGGAAGGATTGACTACCCTTTTCAAAGAAAAAGAACTCGATGTAGATTTACTGATGATTGTCGCCGCCATTGGTGCTGCTAGCCTTGGTTTATGGCGAAGAGAATATCATCTAATTATTGATGGGGCAATTTTGATTCTGATTTTTGCTATCAGTGGCGCATTAGAAGGCTATGCAATGGCGCGAACTGAACGGAGTATCAGGAGTTTGATGAGTTTGACGCCAGATACAGCAAGGGTTTTGCTTCAGGGAAGGGAAGAAGAAATTCCTATCAGTCAGCTAAAAGTCGGTGATGAAATTGTCGTCAAACCTGGAGAGTTAATTCCTACTGATGGAATAATTTTATCTGGTTACAGCACCCTTAATCAAGCTGCAATTACAGGTGAGTCTTTACCTGTAGAGAAAACGGTGGGCGAAGAAGTATTTGCTGGAACACTTAACGGTTATGGTGCATTGCAGATTAAGGTACACAAACCAGCCCAAAGTAGTTTAATTCAGCGTGTGATTCGCTTGGTAGAACAAGCACAGACAGAAGCACCGCCTTCGCAAGAGTTTATTGATCGCTTTGAGAAAGGATATGCCAAAGTCATTGTAGTCGCTGGGATATTACTGGCAATTTTACCGCCATTTCTCTGGAGCTGGGATTGGGAAACAACAATTTATCGCGCCCTTACTTTCCTTGTGGTGGCTTCTCCCTGTGCGCTGATGGCTGCAATTATGCCCACCCTGCTTTCGGGAATCGCCAATGGTGCAAGACAGGGGATTTTGTTTAAGAATGGGGCGCAGTTAGAGAAAATTGGCAAAGTCCGAGCGATCGCATTTGATAAAACTGGTACTCTAACAACAGGACAGGTGCAGGTATTCCAGGTAATTTCAGTTAATGAATACACAGAATCAGATGTATTAAAAATTGCTGCTAGTGTAGAATCATCTTCCGAACATCCCATTGGTAAGGCAATTGTGCAGGCAGCCGGTGATTTAAATTGGGTTGGTGCAGTCCAAGTGCAAGCGTTACCGGGACAGGGAATTGTCGGAATTTCTCAAGAACAACAAATAATTGTCGGCAATGCCATTTTTGTGCAGCAGTATGTAACAAATTTACCTGAAGAATTACAAGAAATCGTTCAATCTTGGGAGCAAGAGGGTAAAACTGTCGTTTGGGTAGCGAAGAACCCCACCCCCAACCCCTCCCCGCAAGCGAGGAGGGGAGCCGGATTTCAGGTGATGGGTGTAATTGCGATCGCAGATGAAGTAAGATCGCAAGCAGCTGCAACCATTACCCGGTTAAAGAAATTGGGAGTTGAACAAATTGTCATGTTAACCGGGGATAATCAGGAAACTGCTCACAGTGTCGCCAAAGCAGTCGGAATTGATCGGGTATATGCTCAACTTCTGCCAGAAGATAAACTAGATGTTATCCGCCGTCTACAGCAACAATATCAAACTGTGGCAATGGTAGGCGATGGAATTAATGATGCACCAGCGTTAGCGCAAGCATCTGTGGGTATAGCGATGGGCGTATCTGGTAGTGATGTGGCATTAGAAACCGCAGATATAGTACTGATGGCAGACAGGTTAGAAAAAATTGCTGTAGCGATACATTTAGGTAGGCGATCGCAAGCAATAGTAAAACAAAATATAGTTGTAGCGTTGGGTTTCATTATGTTGCTTTTAGTGGGCAACTTTCTCGGAAATATTAACCTACCCATCGGTGTTATTGGCCATGAAGGTTCCACAGTGTTAGTTACCCTGAGTGGACTAAGATTGCTGAAATAA
- a CDS encoding salt stress protein, Slr1339 family → MDSIDKLLAELETEYKEVQPQQQPKSATAKSFTSSPKSASFMDNLLAEVKSDFAEKDAVMELKRQQELKDERIRQEQLKAKQLEALKVQAKEWLAKVDPLSSEGLWFERFAESYPSKLEAAIEYLKNNE, encoded by the coding sequence ATGGATTCCATTGATAAGCTATTAGCTGAACTCGAAACTGAATACAAAGAAGTACAACCACAACAGCAGCCAAAATCAGCCACAGCCAAATCGTTTACATCATCACCAAAGTCGGCATCTTTTATGGATAACCTTTTGGCAGAAGTTAAGTCTGATTTTGCCGAAAAAGATGCTGTTATGGAGTTAAAAAGACAGCAAGAACTAAAAGATGAACGAATTCGACAAGAACAACTCAAAGCTAAACAACTAGAGGCTTTGAAAGTACAGGCGAAAGAATGGTTAGCCAAAGTAGATCCACTTTCGTCCGAAGGACTTTGGTTTGAAAGATTTGCGGAAAGTTATCCCTCAAAATTAGAGGCAGCGATTGAATATTTAAAAAACAACGAGTAA
- a CDS encoding PadR family transcriptional regulator — MSLAYVILGLLQQQEMTGYDLKTSCFDQCIAHLWPADQAQIYRTLDKLVEQGWITCTIEIQHDRPNRKVYSVTESGKAEFARWLGIHQPLPTVREPLLVQLHFADQLANETIIHLLEQQLAVRSKKLAECETIDLPSLGDESANREQVMQRLVLELVIRREETYIDWLKTAIDVISHQKPYPSHYQIL; from the coding sequence ATGTCGTTAGCGTATGTAATTCTAGGTCTTCTTCAGCAGCAAGAAATGACCGGCTACGACCTGAAAACGAGCTGCTTTGATCAATGCATTGCCCATTTGTGGCCAGCAGATCAGGCACAAATTTACAGAACTCTCGATAAGCTAGTTGAGCAAGGCTGGATTACCTGTACCATTGAGATTCAGCACGATCGCCCCAACCGGAAAGTCTACAGTGTAACGGAGTCGGGAAAAGCTGAATTCGCCCGATGGCTGGGGATTCATCAGCCCTTACCGACTGTACGAGAACCCTTGCTAGTCCAGTTGCATTTTGCAGATCAGTTAGCGAATGAAACCATCATTCATTTACTGGAGCAACAATTGGCAGTTCGAAGCAAAAAGCTTGCTGAATGTGAAACCATTGATTTGCCATCACTCGGTGATGAATCTGCCAACCGTGAGCAGGTGATGCAAAGGCTGGTGCTAGAGTTGGTGATCCGAAGAGAAGAGACTTATATTGATTGGTTAAAGACAGCAATTGATGTTATTAGTCACCAAAAGCCATATCCATCACATTACCAGATTCTTTGA
- a CDS encoding vWA domain-containing protein — MLENRDYTLIIDKSGSMATKDQKGGRTRWVAAQESTLALASKCEQFDPDGITIYVFSGKFKRYENVTSEKVAQIFQENDPSGTTDLAGVLKHATDDYLQRKASGQTKSNGETILVVTDGEPDDRKAVMRVIIEASRRIDKDEELAISFIQVGTDPQATRFLKVLDDELQGAGAKFDICDTVTMEDMEDLSLSEVLLNAIND; from the coding sequence ATGCTAGAAAATCGTGATTACACCTTGATTATCGACAAAAGCGGCAGTATGGCAACTAAAGATCAAAAAGGTGGTAGAACTAGATGGGTTGCAGCACAAGAATCTACTTTAGCTTTAGCTAGTAAGTGTGAGCAATTTGACCCAGACGGCATTACTATTTATGTATTTTCTGGTAAATTTAAGCGATATGAAAATGTGACATCCGAAAAGGTAGCGCAAATTTTCCAAGAAAATGACCCCTCTGGTACAACTGACTTAGCAGGTGTCTTAAAACATGCGACTGATGATTACCTTCAACGCAAAGCATCTGGTCAAACTAAGTCGAATGGTGAAACAATTTTAGTGGTTACTGATGGTGAGCCGGACGATCGCAAAGCAGTCATGAGGGTGATTATTGAAGCTTCTCGGCGCATAGATAAAGATGAAGAATTAGCTATTTCTTTCATTCAAGTAGGCACAGATCCGCAAGCTACCCGCTTTCTCAAAGTCTTAGACGATGAACTTCAAGGTGCTGGTGCTAAGTTTGATATCTGTGACACCGTAACTATGGAAGATATGGAAGATTTGAGTCTATCGGAAGTGCTACTAAATGCCATTAACGACTAG
- a CDS encoding ferritin-like domain-containing protein, whose amino-acid sequence MNFLTHVLHLAGSGAFAYYSAAQIRDSKTRPNILAGFQLAESGSVPFLSALSDRAAAEGDTWLAEKLAKHASDETRHGKIFAHALQQLNKQVIDFKAQPQTTSTKKSQQRSPFFAAFFEGYTQEQLKPAVIDWDVFMASTYILELDASKDFARMAKALPDNESTARNLKLGMLNIAQDETGHAAYLYEAMMRRMPATKVQKLVDMWRTRKVNALLAMVGGILQRNGETRSLVQDSASSKIDSELVAT is encoded by the coding sequence ATGAACTTTTTGACTCACGTTCTGCATTTAGCTGGTTCAGGTGCTTTTGCCTATTACTCTGCTGCTCAAATTCGTGATTCTAAAACCCGCCCTAACATCCTTGCGGGGTTTCAGTTGGCGGAATCTGGTTCTGTGCCGTTTTTATCTGCACTTAGCGATCGCGCAGCTGCTGAAGGCGATACATGGCTAGCCGAAAAACTAGCAAAACATGCATCAGATGAAACTAGGCATGGTAAAATTTTTGCCCACGCCTTACAACAGTTGAATAAACAAGTTATAGATTTCAAGGCTCAACCCCAAACTACATCTACAAAAAAATCACAACAGCGTAGTCCCTTTTTCGCAGCATTCTTTGAAGGCTACACGCAAGAACAGCTAAAACCTGCTGTTATTGACTGGGATGTGTTTATGGCTAGCACATACATTCTAGAGTTAGATGCTAGTAAAGACTTTGCGCGAATGGCAAAAGCATTACCTGATAACGAGTCAACCGCTCGTAATTTGAAGTTAGGAATGCTAAATATTGCCCAAGATGAAACTGGACATGCTGCTTACCTCTACGAAGCGATGATGCGACGGATGCCTGCCACGAAAGTGCAAAAACTCGTAGATATGTGGCGAACTCGTAAGGTAAACGCCTTGTTAGCAATGGTTGGCGGTATTCTCCAGCGTAACGGTGAAACGCGATCGCTAGTTCAGGATAGTGCGTCGTCGAAAATCGATTCTGAGTTGGTAGCGACGTAA
- a CDS encoding carbohydrate ABC transporter permease, with protein MQKKYFKSWLDNDTVAAWIFLTPALILLGVFIIWPIAYLFYLSFTAGSFTLKGTYWIGLKNYWRLLLDPDFWQVLGNTFYFTVATIIPTLIISLGLAVLLNRSIPLRGILRSAYFLPSIISLVAAGLGFRWLFQTPGPVNGLLDFFGIPNISWLGDTFWAMPVIILMSIWKQLGFNMVVFLAGLQAIPPSRYEAADLDGANAWQQFWYITLPGLRPTVIFAIITTAIFTLRSFEQVFVMTGGGPLNSTNLLVYYIYQEAFGQFDFGYAAAAATVLLAVTLVLVYLQLQTWGEE; from the coding sequence ATGCAAAAAAAATATTTTAAATCATGGTTAGATAATGATACAGTAGCTGCCTGGATTTTTCTCACACCAGCACTAATTTTACTAGGCGTTTTTATCATTTGGCCGATCGCTTATTTGTTCTACCTCAGTTTCACCGCCGGTAGTTTCACTTTAAAAGGTACTTATTGGATAGGCTTAAAAAACTATTGGCGCTTGCTCCTCGACCCCGACTTCTGGCAAGTTCTCGGTAACACTTTTTATTTTACTGTTGCCACCATCATTCCCACTTTAATTATCTCATTGGGATTGGCAGTGTTATTAAACCGCTCCATTCCCTTGCGGGGCATCTTGCGAAGTGCCTATTTTCTGCCTTCAATTATCTCACTTGTGGCAGCCGGTTTGGGATTTCGCTGGCTGTTTCAAACACCAGGGCCAGTTAACGGACTTTTAGATTTTTTCGGCATTCCTAACATATCCTGGCTAGGAGACACATTTTGGGCAATGCCGGTAATTATTTTAATGAGTATTTGGAAACAACTGGGTTTCAATATGGTAGTTTTTTTAGCAGGGTTGCAAGCAATTCCTCCCAGTCGTTATGAAGCAGCAGATTTGGATGGAGCAAACGCTTGGCAACAATTTTGGTATATTACTCTCCCTGGATTGCGCCCGACTGTGATATTTGCGATCATCACCACCGCGATTTTTACATTGCGGAGTTTTGAGCAAGTTTTTGTGATGACTGGCGGTGGGCCACTAAATTCGACTAATTTGCTCGTTTACTATATTTACCAAGAGGCTTTTGGTCAGTTTGATTTTGGTTATGCAGCAGCAGCAGCAACGGTGTTACTAGCAGTAACGCTGGTATTGGTTTATTTGCAACTGCAAACTTGGGGAGAGGAGTAG